In Saccharomonospora marina XMU15, one genomic interval encodes:
- a CDS encoding C40 family peptidase, whose product MRGGLLVGFVAAAATIVLLAAGSVVIMDSQRRQAQGVTPLSCDAAIGPTQPGERSRGSADAANLSDEQRGIVSLIVSIGKRRDLSPRAWQVAIQAGMTESGLRNLDYGDRDSLGIFQMRPSMGWGTPAQVTDPPYQVNKFFDVLESIPGWQSMRPGDAAQAVERSAFPDRYHRWEPMAVHLVENVGEVADATGCGEGMGELLPPNDAAQAAIRFALGERGKPYVWGATGPNSYDCSGLMLRAYEAAGITLPRVSRDQYKAGAMLPLEQAQPGDLLFWAYDPSNPSTIHHVAMYLGEGKIVEAQQSGVPVHTRDVAWDEAELVPQAIRPGV is encoded by the coding sequence GTGCGTGGCGGGCTACTGGTTGGCTTCGTCGCCGCGGCGGCCACGATCGTGCTGCTCGCGGCGGGCAGCGTGGTGATCATGGACAGCCAACGCAGGCAGGCGCAGGGGGTGACGCCGCTCAGTTGCGATGCGGCCATCGGACCGACACAGCCGGGCGAGCGTAGCCGCGGGTCTGCGGATGCGGCCAACCTCAGCGATGAGCAGCGCGGCATCGTGTCGCTGATCGTCTCGATCGGTAAGCGACGCGACTTGTCCCCACGGGCGTGGCAGGTGGCCATCCAGGCGGGGATGACCGAGTCGGGGTTGCGCAACCTCGACTACGGCGATCGCGACTCGCTCGGGATCTTCCAGATGCGGCCGTCGATGGGGTGGGGAACGCCCGCGCAGGTCACCGATCCGCCCTATCAGGTCAACAAGTTCTTCGACGTGTTGGAGTCGATACCTGGTTGGCAGAGCATGCGGCCGGGAGACGCCGCGCAGGCTGTCGAGCGATCCGCGTTCCCGGACCGCTACCACCGCTGGGAGCCGATGGCGGTGCACCTGGTGGAAAACGTCGGCGAGGTCGCGGACGCCACCGGCTGCGGCGAAGGCATGGGTGAGCTCCTTCCACCCAACGACGCGGCGCAGGCCGCGATCCGGTTCGCGCTCGGTGAGCGGGGCAAACCCTACGTGTGGGGTGCGACGGGGCCGAACTCCTACGACTGCTCGGGTTTGATGCTGCGCGCCTACGAGGCGGCGGGAATCACGCTGCCGCGCGTGTCGCGTGACCAGTACAAGGCGGGCGCGATGCTGCCCTTGGAGCAGGCGCAGCCGGGTGACCTGCTGTTTTGGGCCTACGACCCGTCGAACCCGAGCACGATCCACCATGTCGCCATGTATCTGGGCGAAGGAAAGATCGTGGAGGCGCAGCAGTCAGGCGTGCCGGT